One region of Citrus sinensis cultivar Valencia sweet orange chromosome 6, DVS_A1.0, whole genome shotgun sequence genomic DNA includes:
- the LOC102610908 gene encoding calcium-dependent protein kinase 13 isoform X2, translated as MGNCCRSPAAVAREDVKSNYSSHDHARKEAGANKKQPITVLAGVPKENIEDRYLVDRELGRGEFGVTYLCIDRDTRELLACKSISKRKLRTAVDIDDVRREVAIMKHLPKNSSIVSLKEACEDDNAVHLVMELCEGGELFDRIVARGHYTERAAAAVTRTIVEVVQLCHKHGVIHRDLKPENFLFANKKENSPLKAIDFGLSIFFKPESEQGVAQAILRGLIDFKRDPWPNVSESAKSLVRQMLEPDPKLRLTAKQVLEHPWLQNAKKAPNVPLGDVVRSRLKQFSMMNRFKRKALRVIAEFLSVEEVEDIKEMFKKIDSDNDGVVSTDELKAGLRNFGSQLAESEVQMLIEAVDTNGKGTLDYGEFLAVLLHLRRMANDEHLHKAFSYFDKDGNGYIEPNELRDALMEDGADDCTDVANDIFQEVDTDKDGLISYDEFVAMMKTGTDWRKASRHYSRGRFNSLSIKLMKDGSLNLGNE; from the exons ATGGGAAATTGCTGCAGATCTCCGGCGGCCGTCGCCAGAGAAGACGTTAAATCGAACTATTCGAGTCACGATCACGCCCGCAAAGAAGCTGGCGCCAACAAGAAGCAGCCGATTACTGTGCTGGCCGGAGTGCCTAAGGAGAACATCGAGGATAGGTATCTAGTCGACCGCGAGCTCGGCCGCGGCGAGTTTGGGGTTACGTACTTGTGTATCGACCGGGACACGCGCGAATTGCTCGCTTGCAAGTCGATTTCGAAGAGGAAGTTGCGGACGGCGGTGGATATCGACGATGTGAGGCGTGAGGTGGCGATTATGAAGCACCTGCCGAAGAATTCGAGTATTGTGAGCTTGAAGGAGGCGTGTGAGGATGATAATGCGGTCCATTTGGTGATGGAGCTGTGTGAGGGCGGAGAGTTGTTTGATCGGATTGTGGCAAGAGGACATTATACGGAGAGAGCGGCGGCGGCGGTTACCAGGACGATTGTGGAGGTTGTGCAGTTGTGTCATAAGCATGGTGTGATTCACAGGGACTTGAAGCCGGagaattttttgtttgctAATAAGAAGGAGAATTCGCCCTTGAAGGCTATTGATTTTGGACTCTCTATATTCTTTAAGCCGG AATCTGAACAAGGGGTTGCTCAGGCTATTCTTCGTGGGCTAATAGATTTTAAACGGGATCCATGGCCAAATGTTTCAGAGAGCGCTAAGAGTCTAGTCAGACAAATGTTGGAGCCAGACCCAAAGCTTCGACTAACAGCGAAGCAAGTGCTTG AGCATCCTTGGCTCCAAAATGCTAAAAAAGCTCCAAATGTTCCTCTTGGTGATGTTGTCAGGTCAAGGCTTAAACAGTTTTCGATGATGAACAGATTCAAAAGAAAAGCCCTTAGG GTTATTGCTGAGTTCTTATCTGTTGAAGAAGTTGAAGACATCAAAGAAATGTTCAAGAAGATAGACAGTGATAATGATGGAGTTGTTTCAACTGATGAATTGAAAGCTGGCCTTCGAAATTTTGGCTCCCAGCTTGCTGAGTCAGAAGTTCAGATGCTTATTGAAGCT GTAGATACTAACGGGAAAGGAACATTGGACTATGGGGAATTTCTTGCCGTCTTGCTCCATCTACGAAGAATGGCCAATGATGAGCATCTCCACAAGGCTTTCTCCTACTTTGACAAGGATGGAAATGGTTATATTGAGCCAAATGAGCTCCGTGATGCATTGATGGAAGATGGAGCAGATGACTGTACTGATGTAGCAAATGACATCTTCCAAGAAGTTGACACAGACAAG GATGGCCTGATAAGCTATGATGAATTCGTGGCCATGATGAAAACTGGAACCGATTGGAGAAAGGCTTCTCGTCATTACTCAAGAGGAAGATTCAACAGTTTGAGCATCAAGCTGATGAAAGACGGTTCCCTAAATTTGGGAAATGAGTAG
- the LOC102610597 gene encoding jasmonate-induced oxygenase 2 produces the protein MNCLQSWPEPIVRVQALSESGIKSIPERYIKPSLQRPNSVKHGDRDFDDSQINIPLIDLQSIYSNDESVRNETLSCISNACRDWAFFQVVNHGVSPELMKQTREMWREFFNLPLELKQEYANSPTTYEGYGSRLGVEKGAKLDWSDYFFLHFMPHSLRNPNKWPSLPPSCRELVSEYGENLVKLCGVLMKVLSINLGLQEDQFQNAFGGEEIGACLRVNFYPKCPQPDLTLGLSPHSDPGGMTLLLPDENVAGLQVRRGDNWITVKPVPNAFIVNIGDQIQVLSNAIYKSVEHRVIVNSEKDRVSLAFFYNPKSDLLIEPMKEFVTRNRPALYPPMTYDEYRLYIRTKGPCGKAQVESLTSSP, from the exons ATGAACTGCCTTCAGAGTTGGCCTGAACCAATTGTCAGAGTCCAAGCTTTATCCGAAAGTGGCATAAAATCAATCCCGGAAAGGTACATCAAGCCATCACTCCAAAGGCCTAATTCAGTGAAACATGGTGACCGTGATTTTGATGACTCTCAAATCAACATTCCACTTATTGATCTTCAGAGCATATACAGCAACGACGAGAGTGTCCGCAATGAGACGCTGAGTTGCATCTCCAACGCGTGCCGCGACTGGGCGTTTTTCCAAGTTGTGAACCATGGGGTGAGCCCCGAACTGATGAAGCAAACGAGGGAGATGTGGCGCGAGTTCTTCAATCTCCCGCTTGAGCTCAAACAGGAGTATGCAAACTCGCCGACGACATACGAAGGCTACGGTAGCCGCTTGGGCGTCGAGAAAGGAGCAAAGCTTGATTGGAGTGACTACTTTTTCCTTCACTTCATGCCTCATTCCCTCAGGAATCCCAACAAGTGGCCGTCTCTCCCACCTTCATGCAG GGAATTAGTATCGGAATATGGTGAAAATTTGGTGAAGCtgtgcggagttctgatgaaGGTACTATCAATAAATCTCGGACTACAAGAAGACCAATTTCAAAATGCTTTCGGTGGAGAGGAAATTGGTGCTTGCTTGAGGGTTAATTTTTACCCAAAATGTCCCCAGCCGGACCTTACACTGGGCCTCTCCCCACACTCAGACCCCGGTGGCATGACCCTTCTCCTGCCCGATGAAAACGTCGCCGGACTCCAAGTCCGTAGGGGCGATAACTGGATCACCGTTAAGCCTGTCCCGAATGCTTTTATTGTTAACATCGGAGATCAAATTCAG GTGCTAAGCAACGCAATTTACAAGAGCGTGGAGCATCGAGTGATTGTGAATTCAGAGAAAGACAGAGTCTCACTAGCTTTCTTCTACAACCCTAAGAGTGATTTGCTCATTGAACCAATGAAGGAATTTGTTACAAGGAACAGACCAGCCTTGTATCCACCAATGACTTATGATGAGTATAGACTTTACATTCGGACAAAGGGTCCCTGTGGCAAGGCACAAGTCGAATCCTTAACATCAAGCCCATAG
- the LOC102610292 gene encoding myb family transcription factor PHL7-like, translated as MGSNRSDGSGKERLRWTQELHYRFEEAVNQLGGPDRATPKGILKAMGVPGLTIYHVKSHLQKYRISKYIPEIGPSKFERRSISDMLPNFGTTSAAQLNEALQMQTDVYRRMSDHVEVQRNLKLKIEAQGRFLDRIVKDHKNRATPNTKSGKPYSPVSLPALCEETESNAKDFESDSEADKNEIESGEGIRALKRLRVEDDTLPPMFRVSSLSPNSYNRDIQAKASYPAQDISFPWSFAACSSPLVPSFL; from the exons ATGGGTTCGAATCGCTCCGATGGCTCTGGGAAAGAACGCTTACGCTGGACTCAAGAGCTCCATTATCGTTTCGAAGAAGCTGTTAACCAGCTTGGTGGCCCAGATA GGGCTACCCCAAAGGGGATATTGAAGGCTATGGGCGTTCCTGGACTAACAATCTACCATGTCAAAAGTCATTTGCAG AAGTACAGGATCTCAAAGTATATACCAGAAATCGGTCCAA GCAAGTTTGAGAGGAGAAGTATTTCAGATATGCTGCCTAATTTCGGCACAACATC TGCTGCACAGCTTAACGAAGCATTACAAATGCAGACGGATGTATATAGGCGAATGAGTGATCATGTTGAG GTTCAAAGGAACTTGAAGCTTAAAATCGAAGCTCAAGGAAGATTCCTTGACAGAATTGTGAAGGATCACAAGAACCGAGCTACCCCTAATACAAAATCCGGCAAGCCTTATTCTCCTGTATCACTACCTGCTCTTTGTGAGGAAACTGAATCAAATGCAAAGGACTTCGAATCTGATTCTGAAGCtgacaaaaatgaaatagagTCTGGAGAAGGAATACGAGCTCTGAAAAGGCTTAGAGTTGAAGATGATACTTTGCCACCCATGTTCAGAGTTTCATCACTGAGTCCAAATTCTTACAACAGAGACATACAAGCAAAAGCTTCATATCCTGCTCAGGATATAAGCTTTCCCTGGAGTTTTGCAGCGTGCTCATCGCCTTTAGTGCCGAGCTTTCTATAG
- the LOC102610908 gene encoding calcium-dependent protein kinase 13 isoform X1, producing MGNCCRSPAAVAREDVKSNYSSHDHARKEAGANKKQPITVLAGVPKENIEDRYLVDRELGRGEFGVTYLCIDRDTRELLACKSISKRKLRTAVDIDDVRREVAIMKHLPKNSSIVSLKEACEDDNAVHLVMELCEGGELFDRIVARGHYTERAAAAVTRTIVEVVQLCHKHGVIHRDLKPENFLFANKKENSPLKAIDFGLSIFFKPGERFSEIVGSPYYMAPEVLKRNYGPEIDIWSAGVILYILLCGVPPFWAESEQGVAQAILRGLIDFKRDPWPNVSESAKSLVRQMLEPDPKLRLTAKQVLEHPWLQNAKKAPNVPLGDVVRSRLKQFSMMNRFKRKALRVIAEFLSVEEVEDIKEMFKKIDSDNDGVVSTDELKAGLRNFGSQLAESEVQMLIEAVDTNGKGTLDYGEFLAVLLHLRRMANDEHLHKAFSYFDKDGNGYIEPNELRDALMEDGADDCTDVANDIFQEVDTDKDGLISYDEFVAMMKTGTDWRKASRHYSRGRFNSLSIKLMKDGSLNLGNE from the exons ATGGGAAATTGCTGCAGATCTCCGGCGGCCGTCGCCAGAGAAGACGTTAAATCGAACTATTCGAGTCACGATCACGCCCGCAAAGAAGCTGGCGCCAACAAGAAGCAGCCGATTACTGTGCTGGCCGGAGTGCCTAAGGAGAACATCGAGGATAGGTATCTAGTCGACCGCGAGCTCGGCCGCGGCGAGTTTGGGGTTACGTACTTGTGTATCGACCGGGACACGCGCGAATTGCTCGCTTGCAAGTCGATTTCGAAGAGGAAGTTGCGGACGGCGGTGGATATCGACGATGTGAGGCGTGAGGTGGCGATTATGAAGCACCTGCCGAAGAATTCGAGTATTGTGAGCTTGAAGGAGGCGTGTGAGGATGATAATGCGGTCCATTTGGTGATGGAGCTGTGTGAGGGCGGAGAGTTGTTTGATCGGATTGTGGCAAGAGGACATTATACGGAGAGAGCGGCGGCGGCGGTTACCAGGACGATTGTGGAGGTTGTGCAGTTGTGTCATAAGCATGGTGTGATTCACAGGGACTTGAAGCCGGagaattttttgtttgctAATAAGAAGGAGAATTCGCCCTTGAAGGCTATTGATTTTGGACTCTCTATATTCTTTAAGCCGG GTGAGAGATTCTCTGAAATTGTTGGGAGTCCCTATTACATGGCTCCAGAGGTGCTTAAGCGGAATTATGGGCCGGAAATAGATATATGGAGTGCAGGAGTCAtactttatattttgttgTGTGGAGTTCCCCCATTTTGGGCTG AATCTGAACAAGGGGTTGCTCAGGCTATTCTTCGTGGGCTAATAGATTTTAAACGGGATCCATGGCCAAATGTTTCAGAGAGCGCTAAGAGTCTAGTCAGACAAATGTTGGAGCCAGACCCAAAGCTTCGACTAACAGCGAAGCAAGTGCTTG AGCATCCTTGGCTCCAAAATGCTAAAAAAGCTCCAAATGTTCCTCTTGGTGATGTTGTCAGGTCAAGGCTTAAACAGTTTTCGATGATGAACAGATTCAAAAGAAAAGCCCTTAGG GTTATTGCTGAGTTCTTATCTGTTGAAGAAGTTGAAGACATCAAAGAAATGTTCAAGAAGATAGACAGTGATAATGATGGAGTTGTTTCAACTGATGAATTGAAAGCTGGCCTTCGAAATTTTGGCTCCCAGCTTGCTGAGTCAGAAGTTCAGATGCTTATTGAAGCT GTAGATACTAACGGGAAAGGAACATTGGACTATGGGGAATTTCTTGCCGTCTTGCTCCATCTACGAAGAATGGCCAATGATGAGCATCTCCACAAGGCTTTCTCCTACTTTGACAAGGATGGAAATGGTTATATTGAGCCAAATGAGCTCCGTGATGCATTGATGGAAGATGGAGCAGATGACTGTACTGATGTAGCAAATGACATCTTCCAAGAAGTTGACACAGACAAG GATGGCCTGATAAGCTATGATGAATTCGTGGCCATGATGAAAACTGGAACCGATTGGAGAAAGGCTTCTCGTCATTACTCAAGAGGAAGATTCAACAGTTTGAGCATCAAGCTGATGAAAGACGGTTCCCTAAATTTGGGAAATGAGTAG